From the genome of Candidatus Schekmanbacteria bacterium, one region includes:
- the plsX gene encoding phosphate acyltransferase PlsX, which yields MIVLDAMGGDFAPKVAVEGAYKAFAEFGIKTALIGKRDEIQSFLPNDSRASKLEIIDASEVIEMNDIPSESFYTKPESSIQKGIQMIKEKRADAFISAGNTGAVMYAAYKILGTMENISRPAITSPIPTPKGTSYLLDCGATAESKPQWLREFAIMGHIYCSRFIGIDNPSVGLLCNGTERTKGIRSLQEAYELISAEKEINFIGFIEPKDVLKGRIDLAVTDGFSGNIFLKTIEAWATMFIDLYSESRNKNLKSKIFSFLSKTAVNDVLERLNVSNYGGSPLLGINGLVVICHGESNAESIKNAIYITNEYLSKDFVKVISGETIRISTETRKREIPKRKGLFAFWKSIFKEGRKKKS from the coding sequence ATGATTGTATTGGATGCAATGGGAGGGGATTTTGCGCCCAAAGTTGCGGTAGAGGGTGCATATAAGGCGTTTGCTGAATTTGGCATAAAAACAGCACTAATAGGAAAAAGAGACGAAATTCAATCCTTCCTGCCAAATGATAGTAGAGCATCCAAACTTGAAATTATAGATGCATCTGAAGTCATAGAAATGAATGATATCCCTTCTGAATCATTTTATACAAAACCTGAATCGTCTATCCAGAAGGGGATACAGATGATAAAGGAAAAAAGAGCTGATGCCTTTATCAGTGCAGGCAACACCGGTGCTGTAATGTATGCAGCATATAAGATTTTAGGGACAATGGAGAATATTTCTCGTCCTGCAATAACATCGCCCATACCGACACCTAAAGGAACTAGTTATCTTTTGGACTGCGGAGCAACTGCGGAATCAAAACCTCAATGGCTCCGAGAATTTGCAATTATGGGACATATTTATTGTTCAAGATTTATTGGAATCGATAATCCTTCTGTAGGGCTTCTATGCAACGGTACTGAAAGGACAAAAGGGATCAGAAGTTTACAAGAAGCTTATGAACTTATTTCTGCAGAAAAGGAGATAAATTTCATAGGATTCATTGAGCCGAAAGATGTACTTAAAGGGAGAATTGATTTAGCAGTAACAGACGGCTTTTCAGGAAACATATTTTTAAAGACTATAGAGGCATGGGCTACAATGTTTATTGACCTCTATTCAGAAAGCCGAAACAAAAATCTAAAATCAAAAATATTTTCTTTTCTTTCAAAGACAGCTGTCAATGATGTCCTTGAAAGACTGAATGTTTCAAATTATGGCGGTTCTCCATTATTGGGAATAAATGGATTGGTTGTAATATGCCATGGAGAATCAAATGCAGAAAGCATAAAGAATGCCATCTATATTACAAATGAATATCTTTCAAAGGATTTTGTCAAAGTAATTTCAGGAGAAACTATTAGAATCTCTACAGAAACACGAAAAAGAGAAATACCGAAGCGAAAAGGACTATTCGCTTTTTGGAAATCTATTTTTAAGGAGGGTAGAAAGAAGAAGAGTTAG
- a CDS encoding 50S ribosomal protein L32: MAVPSRKTSRTRRDKRRSHDALKAPQYTLCPQCQEPKLPHRVCRNCGYYKGKEVVKIETSS; this comes from the coding sequence ATGGCTGTACCGAGCAGAAAAACATCAAGGACAAGAAGAGATAAGAGAAGAAGTCATGATGCGCTGAAAGCGCCCCAATATACTCTTTGTCCTCAATGTCAAGAACCAAAACTTCCCCATAGAGTTTGTAGAAACTGCGGATATTATAAAGGGAAGGAAGTGGTCAAGATTGAAACATCGTCATAA
- the alr gene encoding alanine racemase — MKKIRNLTWAEINLNALENNLKEIKKHLPSQKSLLCVVKANAYGHGAVEVSRCLEKNGINQFAVAYLKEGIELREAGISSKIIVFGGLLREEINYAIEYDLTPVIYSKVMCKEINSIAEKKNKRASAHIEIDTGMGRLGILPEEINDFLDFLKDCKYIEVEGIMMHFAEADSDDDSYTLQQLSTFEECKKKIINRCISSNFHAANSAAFLKYPDSIYSSPRIGLMLYGYKPCEDKTKNLLLKPVMTLKSRILHIKEVKEGSFISYGRTYRCSRRTKIATIGCGYADGLNRKLSNNFDVLVNGKFAPLLGRICMDQAMIDITDIDGAKRGDEVVLMGIQNNKCIGADDIAKKVGTIPYEILCAIGQRVDRVFVRS; from the coding sequence ATGAAGAAAATAAGAAATCTCACTTGGGCAGAAATCAATCTCAATGCCCTTGAAAACAACCTCAAGGAAATAAAAAAACATCTCCCTTCCCAAAAATCTTTGCTCTGTGTAGTCAAAGCAAATGCATATGGACATGGCGCAGTTGAAGTATCCAGATGCCTTGAAAAAAATGGAATCAATCAATTTGCTGTTGCTTATTTAAAGGAGGGCATTGAATTAAGAGAAGCAGGTATTTCTTCAAAAATCATTGTTTTTGGAGGTTTACTTCGAGAAGAAATAAATTATGCCATAGAATATGATTTGACTCCTGTTATCTATTCAAAAGTGATGTGTAAAGAGATTAATTCTATAGCAGAAAAAAAGAATAAAAGAGCCTCCGCACACATCGAAATAGATACAGGAATGGGGCGTCTTGGAATTCTGCCGGAAGAAATAAATGACTTCCTTGATTTCTTAAAAGATTGCAAATACATCGAAGTTGAAGGGATAATGATGCATTTTGCCGAAGCTGATTCAGATGACGATAGCTACACTCTTCAACAATTATCTACCTTTGAGGAATGCAAGAAAAAGATAATCAATAGATGCATAAGTTCGAATTTTCATGCCGCAAACAGCGCTGCATTTCTGAAATATCCTGATTCCATATATTCATCTCCGAGAATTGGATTGATGCTCTACGGCTATAAGCCCTGTGAAGACAAAACTAAAAATCTACTTCTAAAACCTGTAATGACATTGAAAAGCAGAATTTTGCATATCAAGGAAGTCAAAGAAGGAAGCTTTATAAGCTATGGCCGCACTTATAGATGTTCAAGACGAACTAAAATTGCTACCATTGGCTGCGGTTATGCAGACGGATTAAATAGGAAATTATCCAATAATTTTGATGTGCTGGTAAATGGAAAATTTGCCCCTTTATTGGGAAGAATATGTATGGACCAAGCTATGATAGATATTACCGATATCGATGGTGCTAAAAGGGGTGATGAAGTTGTATTAATGGGAATTCAAAATAACAAATGTATTGGCGCTGATGATATAGCCAAAAAAGTGGGAACAATACCTTATGAAATCCTTTGTGCAATAGGGCAAAGAGTAGATAGAGTCTTTGTAAGAAGCTAA